A window of the Lagenorhynchus albirostris chromosome 1, mLagAlb1.1, whole genome shotgun sequence genome harbors these coding sequences:
- the LOC132531600 gene encoding ORC ubiquitin ligase 1-like: protein MAQTVQNVTLSLTLPITCHICLGKVRQPVICVNNHVFCSICIDLWLKNNSQCPACRVPITPENPCKEIIGGTSESEPILSHTVRKHLRKTRLELLHKEYEDEIDCLQKEVEDLKSKNLSLESQIKTILDPLTLMQGNQNEDKHPVADNPSKIDPETVAEWKKKLRTASEIYEKVKDDVEKLKEANKKLKLENGGLVRENLRLKAEVDNRSPQKFGRFTVAALQSKVEQYERETNRLKKALERSDKYIEELESQITQLKNSSDEKEAMNSICQRALSTDGKGSKGTEEDMASKNQGDGARKQLGSSTLNSHLAKPSSSSVRQESTSKTEPNCSKNKDLYHKRVEIMLDVTDTSMDTYLEREWGNKPSDCVSYKDEELYDLPAPCTPLSLSCLQLNTPENRESSVVKAGGSRKHSNHLRKLVFDDFCDSPNVCNKDSSEDDRSESEKKSECFTSPKTGFWDCCSTSYDPSLDFESSEENTIANCVGEISSKLSEKSGSCLSKRLNSLRSFEMNRTRTSSEASMDAAYLDKILELDSMMSESDNSKSPCNNGFKSLDLDGLAKSSQGSEFLEEPDKLEERTKPNLSKGSLTTDQLENGNEWKPNSFFLLSPSDQEMNEDFSLHPSSNPGTNEIKPPSCLFQTEFSQGVLLSSSHRLFEDQMFGSSLFKMSSEMHGLHNHLQSPWSASFVPEKRNKNVNQSTKRKIQSSLSNASPSKATKS, encoded by the coding sequence ATGGCTCAGACCGTGCAGAACGTTACATTGTCGCTCACTCTGCCCATCACGTGCCACATCTGCTTGGGGAAGGTACGCCAGCCTGTTATATGCGTCAACAACCATGTATTTTGTTCAATTTGTATCGATTTGTGGTTGAAGAATAATAGCCAATGTCCAGCCTGCAGAGTCCCCATCACTCCTGAAAATCCTTGCAAAGAGATTATTGGAGGAACAAGTGAAAGTGAACCTATACTGAGCCATACAGTCAGGAAGCACCTTCGGAAAACTAGACTTGAATTACTCCACAAAGAATATGAGGATGAAATAGATTGTCTACAGAAAGAGGTAGAAGACCTTAAGAGTAAAAATCTCAGCTTGGAGTCACAGATCAAGACTATTCTGGATCCTTTAACCTTGATGCAGGGCAACCAAAATGAAGACAAACATCCAGTTGCAGATAATCCAAGTAAAATTGACCCAGAAACTGTAGCAGAGTGGAAGAAAAAACTTAGAACAGCTAGCGAAATCTACGAAAAAGTGAAAGATGATGTGGAAAAGTTGAAGGAggcaaataaaaaattgaaattggaaAATGGTGGCCTGGTGAGGGAGAATTTACGACTGAAAGCTGAAGTTGATAACAGATCACCCCAGAAGTTTGGAAGGTTTACAGTAGCTGCTCTTCAGTCCAAAGTAGAACAGTATGAACGTGAAACCAATCGCCTCAAGAAAGCCCTGGAACGAAGTGATAAATATATAGAGGAACTAGAATCTCAAATTACACAGCTAAAAAATTCAAGTGATGAGAAGGAAGCTATGAATTCCATTTGCCAGAGAGCACTTTCTACAGATGGCAAGGGGAGCAAAGGCACCGAGGAGGATATGGCGTCCAAGAATCAAGGTGATGGTGCCAGAAAGCAGCTTGGCTCATCAACCTTGAATTCACACCTGGCAAAACCTTCTAGCAGTTCTGTCAGACAGGAAAGCACCAGCAAAACAGAACCAAATTGTTCTAAGAACAAAGACTTATATCACAAACGGGTGGAAATAATGTTAGATGTGACAGATACAAGTATGGATACttatttggaaagagaatggGGTAATAAGCCAAGTGATTGTGTATCCTACAAAGATGAAGAACTCTATGATCTTCCAGCTCCCTGTACTCCTTTGTCCCTTAGTTGCCTTCAGCTCAATACGCCAGAAAATAGAGAGAGCTCTGTGGTCAAAGCGGGAGGTTCCAGAAAGCACTCAAACCATCTCAGAAAACTGGTGTTTGATGATTTTTGTGATTCTCCGAATGTTTGTAATAAAGATTCTTCAGAAGATGATAGAAGTGAAAGTGAGAAGAAATCAGAATGTTTTACTTCCCCAAAGACAGGGTTTTGGGATTGTTGTTCCACGAGCTATGACCCCAGCTTGGATTTTGAAAGCTCAGAAGAGAACACGATAGCAAATTGTGTTGGAGAAATTTCTTCAAAATTGAGTGAGAAATCAGGCTCATGTTTATCCAAGAGACTGAATTCTCTCCGCTCCTTTGAAATGAATCGGACAAGAACATCCAGCGAAGCATCAATGGATGCGGCTTACCTTGACAAAATCTTGGAGTTGGATTCAATGATGTCAGAGTCAGACAACAGCAAGAGCCCTTGTAATAACGGTTTTAAGTCATTGGATTTGGATGGCTTAGCAAAGTCATCTCAAGGCAGTGAATTCCTTGAGGAACCAGATAAGCTGGAAGAAAGAACTAAACCAAACCTTTCTAAAGGTTCTCTAACTACTGATCagttagaaaatggaaatgaatggaaacccaattctttttttctcctctctccatctGACCAGGAAATGAATGAGGATTTTTCACTCCATCCCAGTTCTAACCCAGGAACCAATGAAATCAAACCCCCAAGCTGTTTGTTTCAGACTGAGTTTTCCCAGGGTGTTTTGTTAAGCAGTTCACACAGGCTATTTGAAGATCAAATGTTTGGGTCATCTTTGTTTAAGATGTCCTCAGAGATGCATGGTCTTCATAACCACCTTCAGTCTCCTTGGTCTGCTTCCTTTGTGCccgaaaagaggaataaaaatgtgaatcaatcaacaaaaagaaaaatccagagcAGCCTTTCCAATGCCAGCCCATCAAAAGCAACTAAAAGTTGA